In Serinus canaria isolate serCan28SL12 chromosome 5, serCan2020, whole genome shotgun sequence, the following proteins share a genomic window:
- the RD3L gene encoding protein RD3-like, giving the protein MPLFGWMKWSKTDSYKSTRCPGSEVVTKTLLRELKWHLKERERLVQEIENEQKVQKTGMDYNWLKNYQNPQATIPATEQRQLEVLCSQIQPCQTGTVLSRFREVLAENDVLPWEIVYIFKQVLKDFLTTMERENQAEQLVDAWNTNCPEHFSLRGDSSNKSDKDEIPTVSSYVDKNTQSMFPTFSHRIWNLPYYYPSS; this is encoded by the exons ATGCCACTTTTTGGCTGGATGAAATGGTCAAAAACTGATTCCTACAAATCCACAAGATGTCCTGGATCAGAAGTAGTTACAAAAACCCTGCTGAGGGAGTTGAAATGGCACCTGAAAGAGCGTGAAAGATTAGTGCAAGAGATcgaaaatgaacaaaaagtcCAGAAAACTGGCATGGATTACAACTGGCTCAAGAACTACCAAAACCCTCAAGCAACAATTCCAGCTACTGAGCAACGGCAGCTTGAAGTTCTGTGCTCTCAAATCCAGCCTTGCCAAACAGGAACTGTTCTCAGCAG atttcGGGAAGTTTTGGCAGAAAATGATGTTTTACCATGGGAAATAGTCTACATATTCAAGCAagttttaaaagattttcttACCACCATGGAGAGAGAAAaccaagcagagcagctggtaGATGCATGGAATACAAATTGCCCTGAACATTTCAGTCTGCGTGGTGACAGCTCCAACAAGTCGGACAAAGATGAAATCCCCACGGTTTCAAGTTATGTCGacaaaaacacacaaagcaTGTTTCCCACCTTCTCTCACAGAATCTGGAATCTACCCTATTACTACCCATCAAGTTAA